From one Amycolatopsis sp. FDAARGOS 1241 genomic stretch:
- a CDS encoding non-ribosomal peptide synthetase has product MTLHECAAAALGGEADARRFATHSFIELGGDSLRAMRFVALARERLGVRIPVARLLSGAPLDEILADVPTAVEPAPEPAAAAPERTAVSATQRGMWLIERFTGGSPYNLVFACVAERGDLAGDHLATAVQATVDRHENLRTVFREEDGDVVRTVVTPFAAPFTQYVDDGAAGDFDGFVRRIATETGRAPFDLTAAPGVRFAFVAGAGRGALIVQAHHMVLDGWSVGLLLREIFTRYDALVRGAADPFPEPGIGVRVLAEHQEATRGERDRQLAFWRTELDGVPSVLELPADRQRPAEQDASGARLPLDLGPAVSGAVAARASTLGVTRFAVLLAAFGLTLSRWTGARRLLVGVPLTGRGTSELAKLVAVTGNLVPVRVDINDDRSAVEYVRSVQRSLARSMDAGDLPFEEIVAGLGIERTLGAHPLVQVCFGMHDQLVPPRLSTSDAELRVDELHGGGAQFDLTMLIGRSEPALAGHVEYATAVWSEAEASGFAADFREAVGQLAAEGDTVLEEVRCLAPERRALLIALNETRREFPRVTLDALFRKIAEQRPDAPAVRAGDTELNYAELARAVRRQAELLRAAGVGPGARVLVALDRSIAEVVGVLGIVSVGAAYVGVELDQPAAHTDRILATAAPAAALVEARAAERVRGVPIVEAWRADWPEPTGEPVFPGEDPGRPAYVAFTSGSTGVPKGVVVPQRAVLRLVHEAGYVRLGPGERMLRLSPLAFDASTLELWGALLTGATLEVYPAGFAAPRELGEFLHERAVTVAWLTAGLFRLVEEFAGDTLGKLRQLLTGGDVVPHDHVARLLRRHPGLVVTNGYGPTENTTFTTTCSVREPDEVAGPLPIGTPLPGTRVYVLDERRRLVPPGAVGELYTGGEGLALGYLGDEAETGRRFGRFSRDVPERLYRTGDLVRLDSQGRLRFLGRGDDQVKLRGYRIELSAISDVLAAQAGVQDAVVVVAGDDSATKRLVAGIVPAGGRPADTAALRAALAQRLPAYMVPALWSVLERIPLTGNGKVDRRAVAAGAGPASAPPAEADEPGLAAMIALLTESLDGAAVEIGADTDFFTIGGNSMGAVRLIRLIRDRLGVRVQLRDFLRTPTAAGLQLLVRKASAA; this is encoded by the coding sequence ATGACCCTGCACGAGTGCGCGGCGGCCGCTTTGGGCGGCGAGGCCGACGCCCGCAGATTTGCCACCCACAGCTTCATCGAGCTCGGCGGAGATTCGCTGCGGGCGATGCGGTTCGTCGCTCTGGCCCGGGAACGGCTGGGGGTGCGGATCCCGGTGGCCCGGCTGTTGTCCGGCGCACCACTGGACGAGATCCTCGCCGACGTGCCCACCGCGGTCGAGCCGGCCCCGGAGCCGGCCGCGGCCGCACCCGAGCGGACGGCGGTTTCCGCCACCCAGCGCGGGATGTGGCTGATCGAACGGTTCACCGGAGGTTCGCCGTACAACCTGGTGTTCGCCTGCGTGGCCGAGCGGGGGGACCTGGCCGGGGACCACCTCGCCACGGCGGTGCAGGCCACCGTCGACCGCCACGAGAACCTGCGCACCGTCTTCCGGGAGGAGGACGGCGACGTGGTGCGGACGGTCGTCACGCCCTTCGCAGCGCCGTTCACCCAGTACGTCGACGACGGTGCGGCCGGCGATTTCGACGGGTTCGTCCGGCGGATCGCGACCGAGACCGGGCGAGCGCCGTTCGACCTGACGGCCGCGCCGGGCGTCCGGTTCGCGTTCGTCGCCGGCGCCGGCCGCGGCGCGCTGATCGTGCAGGCGCACCACATGGTGCTCGACGGCTGGTCGGTCGGCCTGCTGCTGAGGGAGATCTTCACCCGGTACGACGCGCTGGTGCGCGGTGCGGCGGATCCGTTCCCCGAGCCGGGGATCGGCGTGCGGGTGCTGGCCGAGCACCAGGAAGCCACCCGTGGTGAGCGAGACCGGCAGCTGGCGTTCTGGCGGACGGAGCTCGACGGGGTGCCGTCGGTGCTGGAGCTGCCCGCGGACCGGCAACGCCCGGCCGAACAGGACGCCTCCGGCGCGCGGCTGCCGCTCGACCTCGGCCCGGCGGTGAGCGGCGCGGTCGCGGCGCGGGCGAGCACGCTCGGGGTAACCCGGTTCGCGGTCCTGCTGGCCGCGTTCGGGCTGACGCTCAGCCGGTGGACCGGCGCCCGGCGGCTGCTGGTCGGGGTCCCGCTGACGGGGCGCGGGACGTCGGAGCTCGCGAAACTCGTCGCGGTCACGGGGAATCTGGTCCCGGTGCGGGTGGACATCAACGACGACCGGTCGGCCGTCGAGTACGTGCGCTCGGTGCAGCGGTCGCTGGCCCGCAGCATGGATGCGGGCGACCTGCCGTTCGAGGAGATCGTGGCGGGGCTGGGCATCGAGCGCACGCTCGGGGCGCATCCGCTGGTCCAGGTGTGTTTCGGCATGCACGACCAGCTGGTCCCGCCGCGGCTGTCCACTTCGGACGCCGAACTGCGCGTGGACGAGCTGCACGGCGGTGGGGCGCAGTTCGACCTGACGATGCTGATCGGCCGGTCGGAGCCGGCGCTGGCCGGGCACGTCGAATACGCCACCGCGGTCTGGAGCGAGGCGGAGGCTTCCGGGTTCGCCGCCGATTTCCGCGAAGCCGTCGGACAGCTGGCCGCCGAAGGGGACACGGTGCTGGAGGAGGTCCGCTGCCTGGCACCGGAACGACGCGCCCTGCTGATCGCACTTAACGAGACCCGCCGCGAATTCCCACGCGTGACGCTCGACGCGCTGTTCCGGAAGATCGCCGAGCAGCGCCCGGACGCGCCGGCGGTGCGCGCGGGTGACACGGAGCTGAACTACGCCGAGCTGGCGCGCGCGGTGCGCCGGCAGGCGGAGCTGTTGCGGGCGGCCGGCGTGGGCCCCGGCGCCCGGGTGCTGGTGGCACTGGACCGGTCGATCGCCGAGGTGGTCGGGGTACTGGGCATCGTGTCGGTGGGGGCGGCGTACGTCGGCGTCGAGCTGGACCAGCCGGCCGCGCACACCGACCGGATCCTGGCGACGGCCGCTCCGGCCGCCGCGCTGGTGGAGGCCCGGGCGGCGGAGCGGGTGCGTGGCGTCCCGATCGTCGAGGCGTGGCGGGCGGACTGGCCCGAACCGACCGGCGAGCCGGTCTTCCCCGGCGAGGATCCCGGCCGTCCGGCTTACGTGGCGTTCACGTCCGGGTCGACCGGCGTGCCGAAGGGCGTCGTGGTGCCGCAGCGGGCGGTGCTGCGGCTGGTGCACGAGGCCGGGTACGTCCGGCTCGGCCCGGGCGAACGGATGCTGCGGCTTTCCCCGCTGGCCTTCGACGCGTCCACTTTGGAGCTGTGGGGCGCGCTGCTCACCGGCGCGACGCTGGAGGTGTACCCGGCCGGGTTCGCCGCGCCGCGCGAGCTCGGCGAGTTCCTGCACGAGCGCGCGGTCACCGTGGCCTGGCTGACCGCGGGGCTGTTCCGGCTGGTCGAGGAGTTCGCCGGGGACACCCTCGGCAAGCTGCGCCAGCTGCTCACCGGCGGCGACGTGGTGCCACACGACCACGTCGCCCGCCTCCTGAGAAGGCACCCCGGCCTGGTCGTCACCAACGGCTACGGCCCGACCGAGAACACCACGTTCACCACCACCTGCAGCGTCCGCGAGCCGGACGAGGTGGCCGGTCCGCTGCCGATCGGCACGCCGCTGCCCGGCACCCGGGTCTACGTGCTGGACGAGCGGCGCCGGCTCGTGCCGCCTGGTGCCGTCGGCGAGCTGTACACCGGCGGCGAGGGGCTGGCGCTGGGGTACCTCGGCGACGAGGCGGAGACCGGCCGCCGGTTCGGCCGGTTCTCCCGGGACGTGCCGGAACGGCTCTACCGCACGGGGGACCTGGTCCGCCTCGACAGCCAGGGGCGGCTGCGCTTCCTCGGCCGCGGAGACGATCAGGTGAAGCTGCGCGGCTACCGGATCGAACTGTCCGCGATCAGCGACGTGCTGGCCGCGCAAGCGGGTGTGCAGGACGCGGTGGTGGTCGTGGCCGGCGACGACAGTGCCACGAAACGCTTGGTGGCCGGGATCGTGCCGGCCGGGGGCCGGCCGGCGGACACCGCTGCGCTGCGAGCGGCGCTGGCGCAGCGCCTGCCGGCGTACATGGTGCCCGCGCTGTGGTCGGTGCTCGAGCGGATTCCGTTGACCGGCAACGGAAAGGTGGATCGCCGGGCAGTGGCGGCCGGAGCCGGGCCGGCGAGCGCGCCGCCGGCCGAGGCCGACGAGCCGGGGCTGGCCGCGATGATCGCCTTGCTGACCGAATCCTTGGACGGAGCTGCGGTGGAGATCGGCGCGGACACGGACTTCTTCACCATCGGCGGCAACTCGATGGGCGCGGTCCGGCTGATCCGCCTGATCCGCGACCGGCTCGGCGTCCGCGTGCAGTTGCGAGATTTCCTCCGCACGCCGACCGCGGCCGGACTGCAGCTGCTCGTCCGGAAAGCGAGCGCCGCGTGA
- a CDS encoding type I polyketide synthase, which yields MTAVAVVGLACRYPGAPDAGQYWSLLRAGREGITRFTADGLRAAGADPALTRQPGFVPAKGVLPGAAGFDWRFFGYSRAEAAGTDPQHRVFLECASAAIDDAGLDPSRFAGRIGVYGGAERFNPRGGEHAGPLARVIGAEKDFLTSRVAYKLGLRGPAVTVQTACSTSLTAVHFAVRALAGGECDAALAGGVAVFPPGECGYVYQEGGILSPDGHCRPFDERAAGTVPGEGVGVVVLKRLSDALADGDRIAAVIAGSAVNNDGGDKLGYTAPAVAGQSEVVRLAYEVAGIDPADLDYVEAHGTATRLGDPVELAALTDVFRASTAAPGSCGLGAVKSNLGHTGAAAGVAGLIKTVLMLEHGELVPTVHFGRPNPLLDLASSPFHVVTEAGPWPARGVRLAAVSAFGVGGTNAHVVLQEPPRRTLPAPSRRPRLLALSAATPDALAGLRAELAGHLGGAAEPPAFPAVARTLATRRMYRHRTAVVADDLDAAVARLGEAQAPVSDEPAKVAFLFPGQGVLRGPAGRAAYRLLPEFRSAFEEFRAAVLGADGPELGPVVGDGTAGEPWFADTVHQQLGLVSLAVALGAQLRDWGLRPAALFGNSVGEYAAAVLAGVWTPAEAARLVLARGRAMAATEPGRMASVRAEPDELAERLSGHPGVVMAITAPGATVLSGPESVMDGLLAGSTLSGLAVRELANRRAFHSASMVPAAAQLRPALAAIPARVPRIPMIADETGGWADPEHVRRPDYWLGQLCRPVRLGDGAATLLASSCDAVLELGPGSSMIATLRRHPAWRPGIAAVPLLGRAEDDAERALLQALGALWERGVDAVIGALDDGSVRVGLPGHPYAAEDPELVRPAAVRSSPVRAEAPRAELSGGSVWVGHPDTADPRLDGPAAAGSAPVQPVSADASDALDGGSVWVGHPHAAQNPELVRPAALWSAPVHAEAPRAELDGGNVPVGHPYPAENPELVRPTAVPGAELDGGSVPVGHPYAAQNPNRERTLTVGSAPVPAEAPGAELARLWCATLGVASAAESDDFFALGGESLLALDLCGAVSRTGRPVSVADFSRTPTFGGLLRLAGLGEAEAAAEPATRPLFLAADSTGTALPYRALTERLAGHRPVHGLDAPPGVTGIERIAAAHVAQLRRVQPAGPYTVGGWSFGAVVAHEMAVQLAAAGERVDTLVCLDGRPPDRPGWPIGGDPGHLAGTVRLQLAVLCGLGPAGGALRAAPELRRRMVRNLTALLRYRPRPVPGPVLLLTAAAGGPPPRRLYPRGVSIVPVPGDHWSMLAPPHVDELAATLRALLPPAEENPTRARPTEMADDVR from the coding sequence GTGACGGCCGTGGCAGTGGTGGGCCTGGCCTGCCGCTATCCCGGCGCCCCGGACGCCGGGCAGTACTGGTCGCTCCTGCGGGCCGGCCGCGAGGGCATCACGCGATTCACCGCCGACGGGTTGCGGGCCGCGGGCGCGGACCCCGCTCTGACCCGGCAGCCGGGTTTCGTGCCGGCCAAGGGAGTGCTGCCCGGCGCGGCGGGCTTCGACTGGCGGTTCTTCGGCTACAGCCGCGCCGAAGCCGCGGGAACCGATCCCCAGCACCGGGTTTTCCTCGAGTGCGCCTCTGCCGCGATCGACGACGCCGGGCTGGATCCCAGCCGGTTCGCCGGCCGGATCGGGGTGTACGGCGGCGCCGAACGGTTCAACCCGCGCGGTGGCGAGCACGCCGGCCCGCTGGCCCGCGTGATCGGCGCGGAGAAGGACTTCTTGACCTCGCGCGTCGCGTACAAGCTGGGCCTGCGCGGACCGGCGGTCACCGTGCAGACGGCTTGTTCGACGTCGCTCACCGCGGTCCACTTCGCCGTGCGGGCGCTGGCCGGCGGTGAATGCGACGCGGCGCTGGCCGGTGGTGTCGCGGTGTTCCCGCCCGGGGAGTGCGGCTACGTGTACCAGGAAGGCGGGATCCTTTCGCCGGACGGGCACTGCCGTCCCTTCGACGAACGGGCCGCGGGCACGGTGCCGGGCGAAGGGGTCGGCGTGGTCGTGCTGAAACGACTGTCCGACGCGCTTGCCGACGGGGACCGGATCGCCGCCGTCATAGCCGGTTCGGCCGTCAACAACGACGGTGGTGACAAGCTCGGTTACACCGCACCCGCCGTGGCCGGGCAGAGTGAGGTGGTCCGGCTGGCCTACGAGGTCGCCGGGATCGACCCGGCCGACCTCGACTACGTCGAAGCCCACGGCACCGCGACCCGGCTCGGCGACCCGGTCGAGCTGGCGGCGCTGACCGACGTCTTCCGGGCGAGCACCGCGGCCCCGGGCAGCTGCGGGCTGGGTGCGGTGAAGAGCAACCTCGGGCACACCGGCGCGGCCGCCGGCGTGGCCGGGCTGATCAAGACGGTACTCATGCTGGAGCACGGTGAGCTCGTCCCGACCGTCCACTTCGGCCGGCCGAACCCGTTGCTGGACCTGGCTTCCTCGCCGTTCCACGTGGTCACCGAGGCTGGGCCGTGGCCGGCTCGAGGGGTGCGGCTCGCGGCCGTGAGCGCGTTCGGCGTCGGCGGCACGAACGCCCACGTCGTGCTGCAGGAACCGCCCCGGCGGACGCTGCCCGCGCCGTCACGGCGGCCGCGGCTGCTGGCGCTGTCCGCCGCGACGCCGGACGCGCTCGCCGGGCTGCGCGCGGAGCTGGCCGGGCACCTGGGCGGCGCCGCGGAGCCACCGGCCTTTCCCGCGGTCGCGCGGACCCTGGCCACCCGGCGGATGTACCGGCACCGTACGGCCGTCGTCGCGGATGACCTCGACGCCGCCGTGGCCCGCCTGGGCGAAGCGCAGGCGCCGGTGTCCGACGAACCGGCGAAGGTGGCTTTCCTCTTCCCCGGCCAGGGTGTGCTCCGCGGTCCCGCGGGACGGGCCGCGTACCGCCTGCTGCCGGAGTTCCGGTCCGCGTTCGAAGAGTTCCGCGCCGCCGTCCTCGGCGCGGACGGGCCGGAACTCGGTCCGGTGGTGGGGGACGGGACGGCCGGCGAGCCGTGGTTCGCCGACACCGTGCACCAGCAGCTCGGCCTCGTCTCGCTCGCCGTGGCGCTCGGCGCGCAGCTGCGGGACTGGGGACTTCGGCCGGCGGCGTTGTTCGGCAACAGCGTCGGGGAGTACGCCGCCGCCGTGCTCGCCGGAGTCTGGACGCCGGCCGAGGCGGCCCGGCTCGTGCTGGCCCGCGGTCGGGCGATGGCGGCCACCGAACCCGGCCGGATGGCGTCGGTGCGCGCCGAACCGGACGAACTCGCCGAGCGGCTGTCCGGTCACCCCGGGGTCGTCATGGCGATCACCGCGCCCGGTGCCACCGTGCTGTCCGGCCCGGAGTCCGTTATGGACGGTCTGCTGGCCGGCTCCACGCTGTCCGGTCTGGCCGTGCGCGAACTGGCGAACCGTCGGGCCTTCCACTCGGCCTCGATGGTCCCGGCGGCGGCGCAGCTGCGGCCGGCGCTCGCCGCGATCCCGGCTCGCGTGCCCCGGATCCCCATGATCGCCGACGAGACCGGCGGCTGGGCCGATCCGGAGCACGTCCGCCGGCCGGACTACTGGCTGGGTCAGCTGTGCCGGCCCGTCCGGCTCGGCGACGGCGCGGCCACCCTCCTGGCGAGCTCCTGCGACGCGGTGCTGGAACTGGGCCCGGGCAGCTCGATGATCGCGACCCTGCGCCGGCATCCGGCGTGGCGGCCGGGGATCGCGGCGGTACCGCTGCTCGGGCGCGCCGAGGACGACGCCGAACGCGCGTTGCTGCAGGCGCTCGGCGCACTGTGGGAACGCGGCGTCGACGCGGTGATCGGCGCGCTCGACGACGGCAGCGTGCGGGTCGGGCTGCCCGGACATCCTTACGCGGCGGAGGATCCCGAGCTCGTCCGCCCGGCCGCGGTGCGGAGCTCGCCGGTCCGTGCCGAGGCGCCGCGCGCCGAGCTGAGCGGCGGCAGCGTGTGGGTCGGGCATCCTGACACGGCGGATCCCAGGCTCGACGGCCCGGCCGCGGCCGGGAGCGCGCCAGTGCAGCCGGTGTCGGCCGACGCATCCGACGCTCTGGACGGCGGCAGCGTGTGGGTCGGGCATCCTCACGCGGCGCAGAATCCAGAGCTTGTCCGCCCGGCCGCGCTGTGGAGCGCGCCGGTCCATGCCGAGGCGCCGCGCGCCGAGCTGGACGGCGGTAACGTGCCGGTCGGGCACCCTTACCCGGCGGAGAATCCTGAGCTCGTCCGTCCGACCGCGGTGCCGGGCGCCGAGCTGGACGGCGGCAGCGTGCCAGTCGGGCATCCCTACGCGGCGCAGAATCCCAACCGCGAACGCACCCTCACGGTAGGGAGCGCGCCGGTCCCGGCCGAGGCACCCGGCGCCGAGCTGGCCCGGCTGTGGTGCGCCACCCTCGGCGTCGCGTCGGCGGCCGAGTCCGACGACTTCTTCGCGCTGGGCGGGGAATCGCTGCTGGCACTGGACCTGTGCGGGGCGGTCAGCCGCACCGGACGGCCGGTGTCGGTCGCGGACTTCAGCCGGACGCCCACGTTCGGCGGCTTGCTGCGGCTGGCCGGACTCGGCGAAGCCGAAGCCGCGGCCGAACCCGCCACGCGCCCGTTGTTCCTCGCCGCGGATTCGACCGGGACCGCGCTGCCCTACCGCGCCCTGACCGAGCGGCTGGCCGGGCACCGTCCGGTGCACGGCCTCGACGCGCCGCCGGGCGTCACCGGGATCGAGCGGATCGCGGCCGCACACGTCGCGCAGCTGCGGCGGGTCCAGCCGGCCGGGCCCTACACCGTCGGCGGCTGGTCGTTCGGCGCTGTGGTCGCGCACGAGATGGCGGTGCAGCTCGCCGCGGCCGGGGAGCGCGTGGACACCCTGGTCTGCCTCGACGGCAGGCCACCGGACCGGCCGGGGTGGCCGATCGGCGGGGACCCGGGCCACCTGGCCGGCACGGTGCGGCTTCAGCTGGCGGTGCTCTGCGGACTGGGGCCGGCGGGTGGTGCGCTGCGCGCCGCGCCCGAGCTGCGCCGGCGCATGGTGCGGAACCTGACCGCACTGCTGCGCTACCGCCCGCGTCCGGTGCCCGGCCCGGTGCTGCTGCTGACGGCGGCCGCCGGCGGGCCGCCGCCGCGGCGGCTCTACCCGCGGGGCGTCTCGATCGTGCCGGTCCCGGGCGATCACTGGTCGATGCTCGCGCCCCCGCACGTCGACGAACTGGCCGCGACCCTGCGCGCGCTCTTGCCGCCGGCCGAGGAAAACCCGACCCGAGCCCGTCCCACAGAAATGGCAGATGATGTCCGCTGA
- a CDS encoding MFS transporter: protein MTEAQIGAPPEKPPQEKPLRRNRDFQALWIGEFLASVAKESAEIAYPLLILAETGSATWAGAVGSVQLLTAGLMSIPGGSIADKFDRKLILMVTSAVRMVLLAVFGVLASLGHVSVPLVMGLAVLSSACLGVQQPAGLAAIKQLVPASQLTQATSQTQIRFFGATVVGPPIGGWFYGLGRGFPFLSAAVAFLASWVVFFFIRKPTQAPAQPESVAETAEKAEAAAPVAKSRPLDGFRFIIRQPILGRMIFWVMGSNMAFNHSGVFLALIATAHQRGAGDSTIGVTLAVAGAGGLTGALLSNFLLKRLRPVVVIMYATWVGPVAAVLLIVVPNAIPLGFLVALIFLRAGVFGALFMSYIGALVPDRLQGRVIGVVMFISLIAQPLGIFGVGAIFDNAGPTWVFATMAIVGTVFALPMLSKTIFRLRPPEELAVA from the coding sequence GTGACCGAAGCACAGATCGGCGCGCCGCCGGAAAAGCCGCCCCAGGAAAAACCGCTGCGCCGCAACCGTGATTTCCAGGCGCTGTGGATCGGGGAATTCCTCGCCTCCGTGGCGAAAGAATCGGCGGAGATCGCCTACCCGCTGTTGATCCTGGCCGAAACCGGCTCGGCGACGTGGGCCGGCGCCGTGGGTTCCGTGCAGCTGCTCACCGCGGGTCTGATGTCCATCCCGGGCGGCAGCATCGCGGACAAGTTCGACCGCAAGCTCATCCTGATGGTCACCAGCGCGGTGCGGATGGTGCTGCTCGCCGTCTTCGGCGTGCTGGCCTCGCTCGGCCACGTGTCGGTGCCGCTGGTGATGGGGCTGGCGGTGCTGTCCTCGGCCTGCCTCGGTGTGCAGCAGCCGGCCGGGCTGGCCGCGATCAAACAGCTCGTGCCCGCGTCGCAGCTGACGCAGGCGACGTCGCAGACGCAGATCCGGTTCTTCGGCGCGACCGTGGTCGGCCCGCCGATCGGCGGCTGGTTCTACGGGCTCGGGCGCGGATTCCCGTTCCTGTCCGCGGCGGTGGCGTTCCTGGCGTCGTGGGTGGTGTTCTTCTTCATCCGCAAGCCGACGCAGGCTCCGGCGCAACCCGAGTCCGTCGCCGAAACAGCCGAAAAGGCCGAAGCCGCCGCGCCGGTGGCGAAGAGCAGGCCGCTGGACGGCTTCCGCTTCATCATCCGCCAGCCGATCCTGGGCCGGATGATCTTCTGGGTGATGGGCTCGAACATGGCCTTCAACCACTCCGGGGTTTTCCTCGCGCTGATCGCCACCGCACACCAACGCGGTGCCGGCGACAGCACCATCGGCGTGACCTTGGCGGTGGCCGGGGCGGGCGGCCTGACCGGCGCGCTGCTGTCCAACTTCCTGCTCAAGCGGCTGCGCCCGGTCGTCGTGATCATGTACGCCACGTGGGTCGGCCCGGTCGCCGCGGTGCTGCTGATCGTGGTGCCGAACGCGATCCCGCTCGGCTTCCTCGTCGCGCTGATCTTCCTGCGCGCGGGCGTGTTCGGCGCGCTGTTCATGAGCTACATCGGCGCCTTGGTGCCCGACCGGCTGCAGGGCCGGGTGATCGGCGTGGTCATGTTCATCTCCCTGATCGCCCAGCCGCTGGGCATCTTCGGCGTCGGGGCGATCTTCGACAACGCAGGTCCCACCTGGGTGTTCGCGACGATGGCGATCGTCGGCACGGTCTTCGCGCTGCCGATGCTCAGCAAGACGATCTTCCGGCTGCGCCCGCCCGAGGAACTCGCCGTCGCCTGA
- a CDS encoding cytochrome P450 produces MTIEPSAPEAAVLPPEFFNDPGENRHADLAALRAQCPVHKINHPPGAEAYIVVDYATVSAAFSDPRLSKRTDNAPEWFRALLADSSPVLTKNMLVADPPEHTRLRKLVAKAFTPRRMELLRPRVQEITDELIDALPATGPVNLVSEFAFALPMRVICEFLGVPLADRPRLHEWGTLLSGAPYPDEETNLRLKWASEQIESYLKEQIAARRTEPGEDLVSALVRAADEDDVFSDDELVSTLVLLIIAGHKTTANLIGNGTEALLRHPDQLELLRTRPELAPTAIEEFLRFEAPVFRGTLRVAAEDMQIAGVDIPKEAFVHLMMTSANRDPEQFEDPDRLDISRSPNRHLSFGHGAHFCAGAPLSRVEGQIAFTTLLRRLPGLRLAEPPKWLYDNSTSRGLSELLVSYDEKLPR; encoded by the coding sequence ATGACGATCGAACCTTCCGCCCCGGAAGCCGCCGTGCTGCCGCCGGAGTTCTTCAACGATCCCGGGGAGAACCGGCACGCCGACCTGGCTGCACTGCGCGCGCAGTGCCCGGTGCACAAGATCAACCACCCGCCGGGCGCCGAGGCCTACATCGTGGTCGACTACGCGACCGTCAGCGCGGCTTTCAGCGACCCGCGGCTGTCGAAGCGCACCGACAACGCGCCGGAGTGGTTCCGCGCGCTGCTGGCCGATTCGAGCCCGGTGCTGACGAAGAACATGCTCGTCGCCGATCCGCCGGAGCACACCCGGCTGCGCAAGCTGGTCGCCAAGGCGTTCACCCCGCGGCGGATGGAACTGCTGCGCCCCCGCGTGCAGGAGATCACCGACGAGCTGATCGACGCGCTGCCCGCGACCGGTCCGGTCAACCTGGTCTCGGAGTTCGCGTTCGCGTTGCCGATGCGCGTGATCTGCGAATTCCTCGGGGTGCCGCTGGCGGACCGGCCGCGGCTGCACGAGTGGGGCACCCTGCTCTCCGGCGCGCCTTACCCGGACGAGGAGACGAACCTGCGGCTCAAGTGGGCCAGCGAGCAGATTGAGAGCTACCTCAAGGAGCAGATCGCCGCGCGCCGGACCGAACCGGGTGAGGACCTGGTGAGCGCGCTGGTCCGCGCCGCCGACGAGGATGACGTCTTCAGCGACGACGAACTGGTGTCCACTTTGGTCCTGCTGATCATCGCCGGGCACAAGACGACCGCGAACCTGATCGGCAACGGCACGGAGGCGCTGCTGCGCCACCCGGACCAGCTGGAGCTGCTGCGCACGCGGCCCGAGCTGGCGCCGACCGCGATCGAGGAGTTCCTCCGCTTCGAAGCGCCGGTGTTCCGCGGCACGCTGCGCGTCGCGGCCGAGGACATGCAGATCGCCGGCGTGGACATCCCGAAGGAGGCGTTCGTCCACTTGATGATGACGTCGGCGAACCGGGACCCGGAGCAGTTCGAGGACCCCGATCGGCTCGACATCAGCCGCTCGCCGAACCGGCACCTGTCGTTCGGGCACGGCGCGCACTTCTGCGCGGGCGCCCCGCTTTCCCGGGTGGAGGGCCAGATCGCGTTCACCACGCTGCTGCGCCGGCTGCCCGGCCTGCGCCTTGCGGAACCGCCGAAGTGGCTCTACGACAACTCGACCAGTCGCGGGCTTTCCGAACTGCTGGTGTCCTACGACGAGAAGCTCCCGCGATGA
- a CDS encoding thioesterase II family protein, whose amino-acid sequence MSTALLCLPFAGAGASFFQPWRAEAGDELVVVPLQLPGRERRIDDEPYTDVFAAVEGLLAELPAEHDEVALFGHSLGAVLAYELAHRLVARGTVVRRLFASGSPEPGSPRRQRATGLPDDEFLRRVAEFAGYRHDALADEEMRELILPTLRADVEMHENYRPHADEALPVPITALRGRDDELVTADEVAGWVKVAGRDFEYAELPGGHMHLVDSRTELLGLIRGSLGCG is encoded by the coding sequence ATGAGCACGGCCCTGCTCTGCCTGCCGTTCGCCGGGGCGGGTGCGTCGTTCTTCCAGCCCTGGCGAGCAGAAGCCGGTGACGAGCTGGTCGTGGTGCCGCTGCAGCTGCCGGGCCGGGAACGGCGGATCGACGACGAGCCGTACACCGACGTCTTCGCGGCGGTCGAGGGCCTGCTCGCCGAGCTGCCCGCGGAGCACGACGAGGTCGCGCTGTTCGGGCACAGCCTCGGCGCCGTGCTGGCGTACGAGCTGGCGCACCGGCTCGTCGCCAGGGGCACGGTCGTGCGGCGGCTGTTCGCCAGCGGTTCGCCGGAGCCGGGCAGCCCGCGCCGGCAGCGGGCGACCGGGTTGCCCGACGACGAGTTCCTGCGCCGCGTCGCCGAGTTCGCCGGCTACCGCCACGACGCGCTGGCCGACGAGGAGATGCGCGAGCTGATCCTGCCGACCCTGAGGGCCGACGTCGAAATGCACGAGAACTACCGGCCGCACGCCGACGAGGCGCTGCCCGTACCGATCACCGCGCTGCGCGGGCGGGACGACGAGCTCGTGACCGCCGACGAGGTCGCGGGCTGGGTGAAAGTGGCGGGCCGCGACTTCGAGTACGCCGAACTGCCCGGCGGCCACATGCACCTCGTCGATTCCCGGACCGAGCTGCTCGGCCTGATCCGCGGGAGCCTGGGATGCGGCTGA